From Burkholderia savannae, a single genomic window includes:
- the betA gene encoding choline dehydrogenase has translation MTTREFDYIICGAGSAGNVLATRLTEDPDVTVLLLEAGGPDYRLDFRTQMPAALAYPLQGRRYNWAYETDPEPHMNHRRMECGRGKGLGGSSLINGMCYIRGNALDYDNWSTHKGLEDWSYLDCLPYFMKAETRDVGPNDYHGGDGPVSVTTSKPGVNPLFEAMVEAGVQAGYPRTDDLNGYQQEGFGPMDRTVTPRGRRASTARGYLDQARPRPNLEIVTHALADRILFSGKRATGVAFLHGNERVTAHARREVLVCSGAIASPQLLQRSGVGPGEWLRELDIPIVLDLPGVGRNLQDHLEMYIQYECKEPVSLYPALKWWNQPKIGLEWMINGTGLGASNHFEAGGFIRTRDDDRWPNIQYHFLPVAINYNGSNAIEMHGFQAHVGSMRSPSRGRVKLRSRDPNAHPSILFNYMSEALDWREFRDAIRATREIMRQPALDRFRGRELNPGIDLKSDNDLDAFVRARAETAFHPSCSCKMGFDDTAVVDDEGRVHGLEGLRVVDASIMPIITTGNLNAPTIMIAEKIADKIRKREPLERANVRYYVANGAPARGGKPARAPATA, from the coding sequence ATGACGACGCGCGAATTCGATTACATCATCTGCGGCGCGGGCTCAGCGGGCAACGTGCTCGCGACGCGCCTCACCGAGGACCCGGACGTCACCGTGCTGCTCCTCGAGGCGGGCGGCCCCGACTACCGGCTCGACTTCCGCACGCAGATGCCGGCGGCGCTCGCCTACCCGCTGCAGGGCCGCCGCTACAACTGGGCATACGAAACCGATCCCGAGCCGCACATGAATCATCGGCGGATGGAGTGCGGCCGCGGCAAGGGCCTCGGCGGCTCGTCGCTGATCAACGGAATGTGCTACATCCGCGGCAACGCGCTCGACTACGACAACTGGTCGACCCACAAGGGCCTCGAAGACTGGTCGTACCTCGACTGCCTGCCGTACTTCATGAAGGCCGAGACGCGCGACGTCGGCCCGAACGACTATCACGGCGGCGACGGCCCGGTGTCCGTGACGACGAGCAAGCCCGGCGTGAATCCGCTTTTCGAGGCGATGGTCGAGGCCGGCGTGCAGGCCGGCTATCCGCGCACCGACGACCTCAACGGCTATCAGCAGGAAGGCTTCGGCCCGATGGACCGCACGGTCACGCCGCGAGGCCGCCGCGCATCGACCGCGCGCGGCTATCTCGACCAGGCGCGCCCACGCCCGAATCTCGAGATCGTCACGCATGCGCTTGCCGATCGCATTCTGTTCTCCGGCAAGCGCGCGACGGGCGTCGCGTTCCTGCACGGCAACGAGCGCGTCACCGCGCATGCGCGCCGCGAAGTGCTCGTGTGCAGCGGCGCGATCGCGTCGCCGCAACTGCTGCAGCGCTCGGGCGTCGGCCCCGGCGAATGGCTGCGTGAGCTCGACATTCCCATCGTGCTCGATCTGCCCGGCGTCGGCCGCAATCTGCAGGATCACCTGGAGATGTACATCCAGTACGAATGCAAGGAGCCGGTGTCGCTATATCCGGCGCTCAAGTGGTGGAACCAGCCGAAGATCGGCCTCGAATGGATGATCAACGGCACGGGCCTCGGCGCGAGCAACCACTTCGAAGCGGGCGGCTTCATCCGCACGCGCGACGACGACCGGTGGCCGAACATCCAGTATCACTTCCTACCCGTCGCGATCAATTACAACGGCTCGAACGCGATCGAGATGCACGGCTTCCAGGCGCACGTCGGCTCGATGCGTTCGCCGAGCCGCGGCCGCGTGAAGCTGCGCTCGCGCGATCCGAACGCGCATCCGAGCATTCTGTTCAACTACATGTCGGAAGCGCTCGACTGGCGCGAATTCCGCGATGCGATCCGCGCGACGCGCGAGATCATGCGCCAGCCGGCACTCGACCGCTTCCGCGGCCGCGAGCTGAATCCGGGCATCGATCTGAAAAGCGACAACGACCTCGATGCATTCGTGCGCGCCCGCGCGGAAACGGCGTTCCATCCGTCCTGCTCGTGCAAGATGGGCTTCGACGACACGGCCGTCGTCGACGACGAAGGCCGCGTGCATGGGCTCGAGGGGCTGCGCGTCGTCGATGCGTCGATCATGCCGATCATCACGACCGGCAATCTGAACGCGCCGACGATCATGATCGCCGAGAAGATCGCCGACAAGATCCGCAAGCGCGAGCCGCTCGAACGCGCGAACGTGCGGTACTACGTCGCGAACGGCGCGCCTGCACGCGGCGGCAAGCCTGCCCGAGCGCCCGCCACCGCGTAG
- the betB gene encoding betaine-aldehyde dehydrogenase, producing the protein MSVYGLQRLYIAGAYADATSGKTFDTFDPATGELLASVQQASADDVERAVASAREGQREWAAMTAMQRSRILRRAVELLREHNDELAELEMRDTGKPIAETRAVDIVTGADVIEYYAGLATAIEGLQVPLRPESFVYTRREPLGVCAGIGAWNYPIQIACWKSAPALAAGNAMIFKPSEVTPLSALKLAEIYTEAGVPAGVFNVVQGDGSVGALLTAHPGIAKVSFTGGVETGKKVMSLAGASSLKEVTMELGGKSPLIVFDDAELDRAADIAVTANFFSAGQVCTNGTRVFVQQAVKEAFVQRVLERVARIRVGKPSDPDTNFGPLASAAQLDKVLGYIESGKTEGAKLLAGGARLAHDHFASGQYVAPTVFGDCRDDMKIVREEIFGPVMSILSFETEDEAIARANATEYGLAAGVVTENLSRAHRAIHRLEAGICWINTWGESPAEMPVGGYKQSGVGRENGITTLEHYTRIKSVQVELGRYQPVF; encoded by the coding sequence ATGTCCGTATACGGCCTGCAACGCCTTTACATCGCCGGCGCCTACGCCGACGCCACGAGCGGCAAGACGTTCGACACGTTCGATCCGGCGACGGGCGAACTGCTAGCAAGCGTTCAGCAAGCGAGCGCCGACGACGTCGAGCGCGCGGTCGCGTCCGCGCGCGAAGGCCAGCGCGAATGGGCGGCGATGACCGCGATGCAGCGCTCGCGCATCCTGCGCCGCGCGGTCGAACTGCTGCGCGAGCACAACGACGAACTCGCCGAGCTCGAAATGCGCGACACCGGCAAGCCGATCGCCGAAACGCGCGCCGTCGACATCGTCACGGGCGCCGACGTGATCGAGTACTACGCGGGCCTCGCGACCGCGATCGAAGGCCTGCAAGTGCCGCTGCGTCCGGAATCGTTCGTCTACACGCGGCGCGAGCCGCTCGGCGTATGCGCGGGCATCGGCGCGTGGAACTATCCGATCCAGATCGCGTGCTGGAAGAGCGCGCCCGCGCTCGCCGCCGGCAACGCGATGATCTTCAAGCCGAGCGAAGTCACGCCGCTGTCCGCGCTCAAGCTCGCCGAGATCTATACCGAAGCGGGCGTGCCCGCCGGCGTGTTCAACGTCGTGCAGGGCGACGGCTCGGTCGGCGCGCTGCTTACCGCGCATCCGGGGATCGCGAAGGTGTCGTTCACGGGCGGCGTCGAGACCGGCAAGAAAGTGATGTCGCTCGCAGGCGCTTCGTCGCTGAAGGAGGTGACGATGGAGCTGGGCGGCAAGTCGCCGCTCATCGTGTTCGACGACGCCGAGCTCGACCGCGCGGCCGACATCGCCGTCACCGCGAACTTCTTCAGTGCGGGGCAGGTGTGCACGAACGGCACGCGCGTGTTCGTGCAGCAAGCGGTGAAAGAGGCGTTCGTGCAGCGCGTGCTCGAACGCGTCGCGCGAATCCGCGTCGGCAAACCTTCGGACCCCGACACGAATTTCGGCCCGCTCGCGAGCGCCGCGCAACTCGACAAGGTGCTCGGCTACATCGAGAGCGGCAAAACCGAAGGCGCGAAGCTGCTCGCGGGTGGCGCGCGCCTCGCGCACGACCACTTCGCGAGCGGCCAGTACGTCGCGCCGACCGTGTTCGGCGATTGCCGCGACGACATGAAGATCGTTCGCGAAGAAATCTTCGGCCCGGTGATGAGCATTCTGTCGTTCGAGACGGAAGACGAGGCGATCGCGCGCGCGAACGCGACCGAATACGGCCTCGCGGCGGGCGTCGTCACCGAGAACCTGTCTCGCGCGCACCGCGCGATCCATCGCCTCGAAGCCGGCATCTGCTGGATCAACACGTGGGGCGAATCGCCCGCCGAGATGCCCGTTGGCGGCTACAAGCAATCCGGTGTCGGACGCGAGAACGGCATCACGACGCTCGAGCACTACACTCGAATCAAATCGGTGCAGGTCGAGCTCGGCCGCTATCAACCGGTGTTCTAA
- the betI gene encoding transcriptional regulator BetI produces the protein MPKLGMREIRRAQLIDATLRSIDEAGLPGTTLASVAQRANISTGIVSHYFGDKDGLLEATMRHVLRDLWAATARHRAAASGGEPRARLRAVVAANFDGTQISAPVMKTWLAFWSQSMHEPTLKRLQRVNTRRLYSNLCAEFAKTRPRARAREAASGLAALIDGLWLRGALAGEPFDTEAALKLANDYIDLLLAPRA, from the coding sequence ATGCCCAAACTCGGAATGCGCGAGATCCGTCGCGCCCAATTGATCGACGCGACGCTCCGCTCCATCGACGAGGCCGGCCTGCCCGGCACGACGCTCGCATCCGTCGCTCAGCGCGCGAACATCTCGACGGGCATCGTCAGCCATTACTTCGGCGACAAGGACGGCCTGCTCGAAGCAACGATGCGCCATGTGCTGCGCGACCTGTGGGCCGCGACCGCGCGCCATCGCGCCGCGGCCTCCGGTGGTGAGCCGCGCGCGCGGCTGCGTGCCGTCGTCGCGGCCAACTTCGACGGCACGCAAATCAGCGCGCCCGTGATGAAGACCTGGCTCGCGTTCTGGTCGCAGAGCATGCACGAGCCGACGTTGAAACGCCTGCAGCGCGTCAACACGCGGCGGCTCTATTCGAATCTGTGCGCGGAGTTCGCAAAGACGCGGCCCCGCGCGCGAGCCCGCGAGGCCGCAAGCGGCCTCGCCGCGCTGATCGACGGCCTGTGGCTGCGCGGCGCGCTCGCGGGCGAACCGTTCGACACCGAGGCAGCCCTGAAGCTCGCCAACGATTACATCGACCTGTTGCTCGCGCCGCGCGCCTGA
- a CDS encoding alpha/beta fold hydrolase, translating to MPIEKQVVALPSGLKVHVERHVFDPAFETAILVNGALATTASFGQTIRYLGERLNAVCFDLPYAGQSRQHNPGEYILTKDDEVEILLHLAERFEPSYLLSVSWGGVASLFALSRGCASVRRAVVASFSPFLNDAMTDYVTRARDHIAAGENLKAAQLLNDTVGRYLPRIMKLYNYRYLTKLPRKEQDQVAFHVDQILSMQPEQYLPEFRNIGCDVKFINGELDEYTTSSDVRRLAAYVRRAEFATIRQAGHFLDLEGRQQQEQVRTAILGFFGEERASAARDEAQGEALAPLGQMPALS from the coding sequence ATGCCTATCGAGAAACAGGTCGTTGCGCTGCCGAGCGGACTGAAGGTCCACGTCGAGCGCCACGTGTTCGATCCGGCCTTCGAGACGGCCATCCTCGTGAACGGCGCGCTGGCGACGACGGCGTCGTTCGGCCAGACGATTCGCTACCTGGGCGAGCGCCTGAACGCGGTGTGCTTCGACTTGCCGTACGCGGGTCAGTCGCGCCAGCACAATCCGGGCGAGTACATTCTGACGAAGGACGACGAGGTCGAGATTCTGCTGCACCTGGCCGAGCGGTTCGAGCCGAGCTACCTGCTGTCGGTGTCGTGGGGCGGGGTGGCGTCGCTGTTCGCGCTGTCGCGGGGCTGCGCGAGCGTGCGGCGTGCGGTGGTCGCGTCGTTCTCGCCGTTCCTGAACGACGCGATGACGGACTACGTGACGCGCGCGCGCGATCACATCGCGGCGGGCGAGAACCTGAAGGCGGCGCAGTTGCTGAACGACACGGTGGGCCGCTACCTGCCGCGGATCATGAAGCTGTACAACTACCGCTACCTGACGAAGCTGCCGCGCAAGGAGCAGGACCAGGTGGCGTTCCACGTCGACCAGATTCTGTCGATGCAGCCGGAGCAGTACCTGCCGGAATTCCGCAACATCGGCTGCGACGTGAAGTTCATCAACGGGGAGCTGGACGAGTACACGACGTCGTCGGACGTGCGTCGGCTGGCGGCGTACGTGCGCCGGGCGGAGTTCGCGACGATCCGGCAGGCGGGGCACTTCCTGGACCTCGAGGGGCGTCAGCAGCAGGAGCAGGTTCGCACGGCGATCCTGGGGTTCTTCGGCGAGGAGCGGGCGAGCGCGGCGCGGGACGAGGCGCAGGGCGAGGCGCTCGCGCCGCTGGGGCAGATGCCGGCGCTGTCGTAA